Proteins encoded together in one Vitis vinifera cultivar Pinot Noir 40024 chromosome 4, ASM3070453v1 window:
- the LOC104879131 gene encoding zinc finger CCCH domain-containing protein 30, with translation MKLSKSSKKVSWAPDANLCQAKLFRSKDCPSQVCLKARDGLLAKKSWILHSDGRDTNGLPHGFKDTRVNQSKKKVSHIPKIKWKCPPKFVLSSNWLVASGEESQEAEAQKLRENHVVEAVYPRISAIPLSPSISLDIEECHQDDCDIPLVPITSMEDEGTVDTLFDLAAPINSSMISKPPALSQDLLASGNTSQCNRPVLEPPAIEKTALGLSPDVEADIIAAATAAITMVMRCKEQGSLIDTDLLIKILTNPKMTEKLINDCREPGGTSTIPFSESKPVTQLVTVSCSEPAMVLEPRPANENMCYQPKRVRPALDSRSPQEDTFPVSRSKQVAHRVPLPHTNGNMCSLPGDKRPALNSSPLQPDNFPISCSKPVTLPKPESGNIYPLPNGMLPDSNSRLSIPNTVTVSLSPAPLPSKGPNMVLLSQPAKVNLCSIPNDVQPAINLRPPQADAVQFSRSKPANGNMYSLVDEVLAAASNSRPPQLDTVPVSSSKPVSLSVPVLPSIEVDMVATQKAANENFYPLWSGSGSTVSTRYSREPMVPLSGFNPAPLLVRSSVLEPRVLSPRPTNGNLHNILKGVQPTLNTTPTLPDILPTSSFKAIKSHVKDVNYYKSLVKQHGGEKQGTQDQIIPQYANHENYLQGMELIQNFKPTELKPKSQKSCIFYNSPTGCRNGTNCPYQHDTFSQLRCGSMLEDKRAKRMKLDGKITGRK, from the exons GCAAAACTGTTTCGATCAAAGGATTGTCCTTCACAAGTTTGCTTGAAAGCTCGTGATGGTCTTCTAGCAAAGAAATCATGGATATTGCATTCTGATGGCCGGGACACCAATGGCCTCCCTCATGGATTCAAAGACACTCGTGTGAACCAATCGAAGAAGAAAGTTTCGCACATCCCTAAGATCAAATGGAAATGCCCACCCAAG TTTGTCTTGAGTTCCAATTGGCTCGTTGCATCTGGTGAAGAAAGCCAAGAGGCAGAGGCTCAAAAGCTGAGAGAAAATCATGTAGTTGAAGCAGTTTATCCTCGCATATCTGCTATACCTCTTAG CCCCTCTATTTCATTGGACATAGAAGAATGCCATCAGGATGATTGTGACATCCCTCTTGTCCCCATCACATCCATGGAAGATGAAGGAACAGTGGATACATTGTTTGATTTGGCAGCACCAATCAACTCTTCCATGATTTCAAAGCCACCAGCCTTGTCCCAAGATTTATTGGCATCTGGAAACACCTCCCAGTGCAACAGGCCTGTTCTAGAGCCACCTGCCATTGAAAAAACTGCACTTGGCTTGTCACCGGATGTAGAAGCTGATATAATTGCTGCAGCTACTGCTGCCATTACCATGGTCATGAGATGCAAGGAGCAGGGAAGCTTGATTGACACAGATTTGCTCATTAAAATCCTTACCAACCCAAAAATGACTGAGAAATTGATTAATGATTGTCGAGAACCTGGAGGTACCAGTACTATACCCTTTTCTGAGTCAAAACCGGTAACTCAGTTGGTTACCGTATCCTGTTCAGAACCTGCTATGGTATTGGAGCCAAGGCCAGCCAATGAAAATATGTGTTATCAACCAAAGAGGGTGCGGCCTGCTCTAGATTCAAGGTCTCCCCAAGAAGATACTTTTCCAGTCTCTAGGTCAAAGCAAGTTGCTCATCGAGTTCCCTTACCTCACACAAATGGGAATATGTGTTCTCTACCAGGCGACAAGAGACCTGCTCTAAATTCAAGCCCTCTCCAGCCAGATAACTTTCCAATCTCGTGTTCAAAGCCTGTCACCCTTCCAAAGCCAGAAAGTGGAAACATTTATCCTCTGCCCAATGGGATGCTACCAGACTCAAATTCAAGGCTTTCCATACCCAATACTGTTACAGTTTCTTTGTCCCCAGCTCCCTTACCCAGCAAAGGACCTAATATGGTTTTGTTGTCTCAGCCAGCAAAAGTTAACTTATGTTCCATTCCAAATGATGTGCAACCTGCCATAAATTTGAGACCTCCCCAAGCAGATGCTGTCCAATTCTCTAGGTCAAAGCCAGCAAATGGAAACATGTATTCTCTTGTAGATGAGGTGCTAGCTGCTGCCTCAAATTCCAGGCCTCCCCAGCTAGATACTGTTCCCGTCTCTAGTTCAAAGCCTGTCAGTCTTTCGGTTCCCGTTTTACCCAGCATAGAAGTTGATATGGTTGCCACACAGAAGGCAGCAAATGAAAACTTCTACCCTTTATGGAGTGGGTCGGGATCTACTGTAAGCACAAGGTATTCTCGAGAGCCTATGGTTCCATTATCTGGGTTTAATCCTGCACCTCTCTTGGTTCGCTCTTCTGTCCTAGAGCCTAGGGTTTTGTCACCAAGACCAACAAATGGAAACTTGCACAACATACTGAAAGGAGTACAACCAACTTTAAACACAACACCAACTTTACCAGACATCTTGCCAACATCCTCTTTCAAAGCTATAAAATCTCATGTGAAGGACGTCAACTACTATAAGAGCCTCGTTAAGCAACACGGAGGAGAAAAGCAAGGAACTCAGGATCAAATCATCCCACAGTATGCTAACCATGAAAATTACCTTCAAGGCATGGAACTGATACAGAACTTCAAACCAACAGAATTGAAACCGAAGTCTCAGAAGTCTTGCATCTTCTATAACAGCCCAACAGGATGTCGAAATGGAACCAATTGCCCTTACCAGCATGACACGTTCTCTCAATTGCGTTGTGGCAGCATGCTGGAAGATAAAAGGGCAAAGAGAATGAAACTAGATGGGAAAATTACAGGCAGAAAATAA